The region AGCAGCCGGAGGTCCTGGTCGGCGTAGCAGGCCCCGCACCCGTCGACCAGGTCGGCGTCCCCGGCGGCAGCGAGGCGGTGCAGATCCTCTGTGGACATACCGCCGAGCGTAGGTCGGCGCCGCCGGTGCTCCCACCGGAATACCGGGCCGGCTGCCGGCCGCCCGGTCGTTGCGCTGTGTGTCTGGAACGAGGGAGTGTTGCGACAACGAGGGGGTTTAGTCGTAACTGAAACAACAGCGCCGGCGGAGATGTCGGAATTGCGTCCGAATGTGCTACGACGAACGTCGCTACCGCCGAATTGCCGCAGGCCGCAGGCTCGACACCGGCTATCCCTACACCCTGCGGAGGCAGCCATGTCCTTGAAGAGGACGACGCCGCTGGCGAGCGCCCTGCTCCTCGCCACGGCCCTGCTGAGCCCACCAGTGGCCTCGGCGGCACCCGGCGCGCTGGCCGTGCCGGACATCTCGTTGGCCAACGTCCAAGCCCACCTGAGCAGCTTCCAGACCATCGCCAACAACAACGGCGGCAACCGGGCGCACGGCCGGCCCGGCTACCGCGCCTCGTTGGACTACGTCAAGGCGAAGCTCGACGCGGTCGGCTACACGACGTCCATCCAGCAGTTCACCAACAGCGGCGCGACCGGCTACAACCTGATCGCCGACTGGCCCGGCGGCGACGCCGACAACATCCTGATGCTCGGCGGCCACCTGGACAGCGTGAGCGCCGGCCCCGGCATCAACGACAACGGCACCGGGTCGGCGGGCATCCTGGAGGTCGCGCTGACCGTGGCTCGGGAGAACCTCAAGCCGCAGAAGCACCTGCGGTTCGGCTGGTGGGGCGCGGAGGAGCTGGGGCTGATCGGCTCCACCTACTACGTCAACCAGCTCCCGGCGGCGGAGAAGTCGAAGATCAAGTCGTACCTGAACTTCGACATGACCGGCTCGCCCAACCCGGGCTACTTCGTCTACAGCGCCAGCGGCCAGCCCAGCGGTTCGCTGGCGCTCCAGCAGACGCTCGAAGCCGGGTTCACCGGCAAGGTCGCCACCGAGCTGACGTCGGTGGGCGGGCGCTCCGACCACGCGGCGTTCGCGCGGGCGGGCATCCCGGTCGGCGGCCTGTTCACCGGCGCCGAGGTCACCAAGACCGCGGCGCAGGCGTCGAAGTGGGGCGGCCAGGCGGGCGTCGCGTTCGACCGGTGCTACCACCGGGCGTGCGACACGTCGAGCAACATCGACAACACCGCGCTGGACCGGATGACCGACGTGATCGCGTACTCGCTGTGGACGCTCGCGGGCACCGGAACCCCGCCCGGCGGCGAGAAGTTCACCCAGGACGAGGACCTGAACCTGCCCGACCAGGCCACCGTCGAGAGCTCGCTGACCGTGTCCGGCATCTCCGGCAACGCGCCCACGGCGCTGGTGCTCGGCGTGGACATCACCCACACCTACCGCGGCGACCTGGTGATCGACCTGGTCGCGCCGGACGGCACCGCGTTCCGGGTGAAGAACTCCAGCAGTGACAGCGGCGACAACCTCGTGACGACCTACACGGTCAACGCGTCCGGTGAAGCCGCGAACGGCGTGTGGAAGCTGCGCATCCGCGACGCGGGTCCACAGGACGTCGGCAAGCTCAACAGCTGGTACCTGCAGTTCTGAGGTGGGACCGGCGGCGGGTCGCCCGCCGCCGGTTCGCGAAAAGGGCTCGGCCGGGCCGGCGTGCTCTGCGACGATCCGGTCGTGGTC is a window of Saccharothrix espanaensis DSM 44229 DNA encoding:
- a CDS encoding M28 family metallopeptidase — its product is MSLKRTTPLASALLLATALLSPPVASAAPGALAVPDISLANVQAHLSSFQTIANNNGGNRAHGRPGYRASLDYVKAKLDAVGYTTSIQQFTNSGATGYNLIADWPGGDADNILMLGGHLDSVSAGPGINDNGTGSAGILEVALTVARENLKPQKHLRFGWWGAEELGLIGSTYYVNQLPAAEKSKIKSYLNFDMTGSPNPGYFVYSASGQPSGSLALQQTLEAGFTGKVATELTSVGGRSDHAAFARAGIPVGGLFTGAEVTKTAAQASKWGGQAGVAFDRCYHRACDTSSNIDNTALDRMTDVIAYSLWTLAGTGTPPGGEKFTQDEDLNLPDQATVESSLTVSGISGNAPTALVLGVDITHTYRGDLVIDLVAPDGTAFRVKNSSSDSGDNLVTTYTVNASGEAANGVWKLRIRDAGPQDVGKLNSWYLQF